In Antennarius striatus isolate MH-2024 chromosome 20, ASM4005453v1, whole genome shotgun sequence, the genomic window CTAGCAGAACaactaaaacaaactgatgttacgaggacgctgctaataaagttgatacaaactgtaATCAAGTTTATCATCAGATTTAGAAACAAACGTTTTTCTGctggttgtattttatttagttgGATTTCTCGGCCACGCCTTAAAGGCGGTCCATGACGGTAAACCGGTTGGAAACCAGTAGTTAGCTTCATGCTAActactggttttattttcaaaaagtaAACCAATCAGAAGTCAGTGTTACCTGTGGACCTTGGCGGTTAGCTCTATGGATATCCATTAGCATGAGCCACCAGGCGTTAGCGCACTAATGACAGTTAGCATCTTGAGGCAGGGGGTGTCCAGCACCGGGGGCCCTGCGGCCGCGTTCCATTCAGTGTTGATCCGGGGCTTTTATTCCGTACTGTGGAATGTGGGATGATGTTTGTGGGTTGTGTGCCCCCCCAGGGCCCGTGGGGGCCGGCGGCGCCGACGGCCCCGCCCTGCTCTCTGGCGGACGTGATGAGCGAACAGCTGGCCcgccagctggaggaggaggaccacACCTTCCCATCAGCCACCAGGTAAAGCCTCCGCCCTTCAGTTAACGTCTGCTAGTGTCCGTTAGCGTCCGCCCCCCCTCACCGCTGTGGTGTTGCGTtccagccccgcccccggcgCTCCGGACGCGGCGTGCGACACGACCAGCGACCTGATGCTGGCCCAGGTGCTGCAGCTGCAGTTCGACCGCGAGTTTGACGAGCAGCTGCGGCGCGAGGAGAGGAAGTTCAACGGCGACAGCAAAGGTaggacccccctccccccaccgcCTGGCGCCGCCCCCGCCGTGTGACGcgtgctaacaggaagtgccCCCCCAGTGTCCATCTCCTTTGAGAACTACCGGATGGTCCACCCCTACGAGGACAGCGACAGCTCCGAGGACGAGGTGGACTGGCAGGACACCCGTCACGACCCCTACCGTGCCGGTAAgctcagggggcggggcccgCCCTCCCCGACGTTTCTGACGCCCTGCGGttgtccccccctccctcagagAAACCCCAGACCGCCCCCAGGAGGGGCTTCGCCGGGAAGGGCAAGAACATCACGACCAAGCACGACGAGGTCGCCTGCGGCCGCAAGAACACTGCGCGCATGGACAATGTAAGACACGCCCCCCCGCCGCCGTCGCTCATcagcacgcgcacacacagtTCTGACTGTCTGCTGTCCCCCCCAAGTTCGCTCCGGAGGTCCACGTGGGGGACGGGGTGGGCATGGACCTGAAGCTGTCCAACCAGGTGTTCAACGCGCTGAAGCAGCACGACCACAGCGAGCAGCGCCGCAGCGCCCGTCTGCACGACAAGAAGGAGCACTCCACCGCCGTACGTCAGCGCGCCGCCGCGGTCTGACCGGGCCCcgcccccgcctcacgctctcACCCCCCGCTCTCCCCTCAGGAACAGGCCGTGGACCCCCGGACCCGCCTCCTGATGTTCAAGATGGTGAGCGCCGGCGTGCTGGAGAACATCAACGGCTGCATCAGCACCGGGAAGGAGTCGGTGGTGTTCCACGCCGACGGGGGCAGGTGGGTGGAGCCGTCCGTGTCCAACCGGGGTCAGAGCGCCGGGCCGCCTCTGAactgtcacctgtgtgtgtgtcagcctggAGGACACGCCCGTCCCACAGGAAGTGGTGCTGAAGGTGTTCAAGACCACCCTGAACGAGTTCAGGAACCGCGACCGCTACATCAAGGACGACTACCGCTTCATCGACCGCTTCAGCAAGCTCAACCCCCGCAAGGTCATCCGCCTGTGGGCCGAGAAGGAGATGCACAACCTGAGCAGGTAAGCCCCGCCTCCCGGCGCCGCCCCCGTCCCGGGGGGGGGCGTTGTGATCCCTGCGTTTGTCCTGTCAGGATGAGGAAGGCGGGCGTCCCGTGTCCCGACGTGGTGCTGCTGAGGAAACACATCCTGGTCATGTCCTTCATCGGCCGTGACCACTCCCCCGCCCCCAAGCTGAAGGACGCCGCGCTGAGCCCAGAGGACATGGCCGACGCCTACCAGCAGGTCCTGCAGGTGAGTCGGCCCCGCCCCCGCAGGTGTGAGCCGGTTCCCTGGTGACGCGCTAACCGCCCCCCCTGCAGTTGATGCAGGTTCTGTTCCAGGACTGTAACCTCGTCCACGCCGACCTCAGCGAGTACAACATCCTGTGGCATGATGGGAAGGTAGGGCGGGCCGCGCCGCTGGTGAGTctggagccccgcccacaccgCTCTGAGTAACGCCCCCTTTGTGCCGCAGGCGTGGCTGATCGATGTCAGCCAATCTGTCGAGCCCACACACCCCCACGGCCTGGAGTTCCTCTTCAGGGACTGCAGGAACATCTCCACGGTAACGACCGGGCCCAGGCGGGGTTACCGGGGCGACGAGCGATTCGGCTAACGGGCGACTTCTCTCCTCAGTTCTTCCAGAAGAGGGGAGTGGGCGGGGCCATGAGCGCCTTCCAGCTGTTCAACGCCGTCTCCGGTCTGGACGTCCCAGTGGGGGAGGAGAACGAGGCGGAGTTTATCGCCGAGGTAACAGTAGTAGGCGTGTCTCAAtcaggtgtgggggggtgtttccAGACTCAGCTCCGCCCTGCTTCTCCACAGATTGTGGCGCTGGAGAAGAGGAATGAGGATCACGTCCAGCGGCGCGGGAAGAAGGCGTTCCCCGCCGCTGGCGAGGAGGCCGGCCCCCCGCTGGAGCCCGACGCCTACGACTAGCGGTGGCTTACGCTCTCTGCACCGCCCCGCCATGTTGAAAACCAAGTGGAGGCCACGCCCCACCCAGCCAAATCGCCAATCGCCTCCTTCAAACAAGCAGGAATGAGCTCCGCCCCCTGGGAGGAGGGCGGAGCTTCAGGGAGTCAACTGAAAACGGGGGCTCCGTGTTTTCTGAAGCTCGTCCTGGTTTGTGTTTTAATAAGAATCGCTGCAAAAGTTTAAAGGCTCCCGCCCCGCTGGAGGACACGCCCCTCTGGATGACACGCCCCTTCAGGTTCCAAATGGTTTGAATACTTCAGTCAAGAACCGACCGCTCACATCTGAGGTAAAGCTTTAGTCGTAACCCTCCGTCCACCGCCAGACGAGACCGTCAATCAAACGCATCATCCTTTAGTACCAGACCATCAATCAAGCACACCCTCCTCTAGTACCAGACCATCAATCAAGCACACCCTACTGACAGCTGTTATGTTTTCACACGTGATGACTGGCGTGTTCCGTTGGAGCAGCGTGACCCGGTCTCGTCTGGACAGTGAACACGTTTTAGTTGATCAATCGGGTAGAGCTGGAGCCGTggggtcagacaggaagtggggtgACGTCACCGGCGACGTGCGCGGGGTCCGTCGGACGAGCGACGCTCGAATCCTAATGTGTTGtcagacttttaatttgaaataaagcTTTTCTGTCCACGTCTGTCGTCATTCCGATCAGATCAATAGCTGATCAATTGTTTGAATCAGTCACGACGTGCGACGTCACTCAGAAGACGGTGACAGACGTCCGTCCGCGGTACCGCCCGACGGGCTCCTCCAGGGAGCCGCTTCCGCTCCGCCTGGACGCTGAAGGGCCCAGACGGAAGTGACGTCACAGGCGTCCGTCTTCCTGCTGCCGGTGGACCGTCGGGATGGACCGGGAGTGTTACCTGGAGCTGAGCGGAAGTCCGGTGCAGTTCGAGCGCGCGACCAGCGTCAACAACGTGTTCTTCGATGAGGCCAACAAGCAGGTGAGCGCGAGCCCGGCTAGTGTAGCATAGCATAGCGCTGCTAGCCGTTAGCTCAGCCGGCTAACTGCGCTGTTTAGGTTCGGTGCCGGTTACCGGAAGCGTTCTGAGCATCACCGGTGAGTCACCGGAGGTTACCGGCTGGTTCACCGGAGGTTACCGGCTGGTTCACCGGAAGTTACCGGCTGGTTCACCGGAGGTTACCGGCTGGTTCACCGGAGGTTACCGGCTGGTTCACCGGAGCGGAACCGACCGAATCCTGATCAGCTGTTTAACCGGATGTTGTGCTAAAGGCTAGCTTCACTGTCAACAAACAACATGCAGGTCAATGGAGAcacgtgatgaggtgaagtgtgtgtgtgtgtgtgt contains:
- the riok3 gene encoding serine/threonine-protein kinase RIO3 isoform X1; protein product: MDQSGVTAETPKGPWGPAAPTAPPCSLADVMSEQLARQLEEEDHTFPSATSPAPGAPDAACDTTSDLMLAQVLQLQFDREFDEQLRREERKFNGDSKVSISFENYRMVHPYEDSDSSEDEVDWQDTRHDPYRAEKPQTAPRRGFAGKGKNITTKHDEVACGRKNTARMDNFAPEVHVGDGVGMDLKLSNQVFNALKQHDHSEQRRSARLHDKKEHSTAEQAVDPRTRLLMFKMVSAGVLENINGCISTGKESVVFHADGGRWVEPSVSNRGQSAGPPLNCHLCVCQPGGHARPTGSGAEGVQDHPERVQEPRPLHQGRLPLHRPLQQAQPPQGHPPVGREGDAQPEQVSPASRRRPRPGGGRCDPCVCPVRMRKAGVPCPDVVLLRKHILVMSFIGRDHSPAPKLKDAALSPEDMADAYQQVLQLMQVLFQDCNLVHADLSEYNILWHDGKAWLIDVSQSVEPTHPHGLEFLFRDCRNISTFFQKRGVGGAMSAFQLFNAVSGLDVPVGEENEAEFIAEIVALEKRNEDHVQRRGKKAFPAAGEEAGPPLEPDAYD
- the riok3 gene encoding serine/threonine-protein kinase RIO3 isoform X2; translated protein: MDQSGVTAETPKGPWGPAAPTAPPCSLADVMSEQLARQLEEEDHTFPSATSPAPGAPDAACDTTSDLMLAQVLQLQFDREFDEQLRREERKFNGDSKVSISFENYRMVHPYEDSDSSEDEVDWQDTRHDPYRAEKPQTAPRRGFAGKGKNITTKHDEVACGRKNTARMDNFAPEVHVGDGVGMDLKLSNQVFNALKQHDHSEQRRSARLHDKKEHSTAEQAVDPRTRLLMFKMVSAGVLENINGCISTGKESVVFHADGGSLEDTPVPQEVVLKVFKTTLNEFRNRDRYIKDDYRFIDRFSKLNPRKVIRLWAEKEMHNLSRMRKAGVPCPDVVLLRKHILVMSFIGRDHSPAPKLKDAALSPEDMADAYQQVLQLMQVLFQDCNLVHADLSEYNILWHDGKAWLIDVSQSVEPTHPHGLEFLFRDCRNISTFFQKRGVGGAMSAFQLFNAVSGLDVPVGEENEAEFIAEIVALEKRNEDHVQRRGKKAFPAAGEEAGPPLEPDAYD